Sequence from the uncultured Bacteroides sp. genome:
GAATAATTCCATTCCGAAAGCCATTCCGTTATTTTCAGTGAAATAAATGTAAAACCAATTCCCACAAACACGAATATTCTCATGTAAATACATTCCTGTTTTAACCAGGACCTTTATAATTTGGTCTATTACAAGTACAGAAAGTATAATAAGGACAGATAGCTGTCCTTTTGTAATTTTTATCTTCATTTATTTTTTTCCGTCATTTTTAGCTTCAATGCTCAATGTAGCATGAGGCACAGCTCGCAATCGTTCTGCTGGAATAAGTTTCCCTGTTTCACGACAAATACCATATGTTTTGTTTTCAATACGTACCAAGGCAGCTTGAAGACTTTGAATGAATTTTTGCTGTCTTAATGCCAATCGGCCTACTTCTTCTTTTGATAAAGTATTTGCTCCTTCTTCCAATACTTTGTAAGTTGGAGACGTATCAATGATATCATTGCCATCCTGATTCATGATGCTTAATTTAAGCTGGTCATAATCCTTCTGAGCTTTTTCAAGTTTCTCATTAATAATGGCGCGGAATTCGTCTAGTTCCACATCAGAATATCTCGTTTTTTCTGCCATAGCTACAATTTCTTTAAAGTTATATTTATTCTTTTACTATATTTACAAATAAAGAGAAATCATCAAAATTTAATTCTGTACTATCCTTTACTTCATCGGCTAATGTAAGAGAATTAGATAATACTTGGTTACAAATATAAGAATTATATTCATTTACCGCATCATCTGTCTGTGCATTTTTAGATAGAGTAATTTTTATTTTATCGGTAATTTCAAATCCACTTGATTTACGGATATTTTGAATACGGTTAACCAGCTCACGCGCTATACCTTCCTTGCGAAGATCTTCAGTGATGGTAACCTCAAGAGCAACAGTTAGTTTCCCTTCATTAGCGACTAACCATCCTGGGATGTCTTCACTAAATATTTCTACATCTGTAGCTTCAAGAATAGCTTCGCTACCGTCAATAATTAATGTATACTTACCGTTTTTTTCAAGTTCGGCGATTGCGTTTTGCGGCATTTCTGCAACCTGAGCGGCAACAGCTTTCATCTGTTTCCCGAATTTTGGACCAAGCTTCTTGAAATCGCACTTCACTTTTTTGACTAATACACCAGCAGTTTCATCTACAAACTTGATATCCTTCACGTTTACCTCATTCATGATTAGTGATTTCACAGCTTCGATATGAGCTTTTTGCTCTTGGTCTACCACCGGAATCATTATACATTGGAGTGGCTGACGAACTTTGATGCTTACTTTGCGGCGTAATGCCAATACCATAGAAGTAACATCCTGAGCCATCTGCATTCTTGCTTCCAGATCTCTGTCTATAAGATTTGAGTCAAATTCCGGAAACTTAGCTAGGTGAACAGAAACAACATTATCGCGTCCGGTTGCGTTGATTAAGTCTGTATATAAACGATCCGCATAGAACGGAGCGATTGGCGACATTAACTTAGCAACAGCTTCTAGGCAAGTGTATAATGTTTGATAAGCCGAAAGCTTATCCTGAGTATATTCACCACCCCAGAAACGTTTACGGTTTAAGCGAACGTACCAGTTAGACAAGTTATCGTTTACAAAATCAGAGATCAGACGACCTGCTTTTGTGGGTTCGTATTCATTATAGCAAGTATCAACTTCTTTAATTAAAGAGTTGAGAACAGATAATATCCATCGGTCAATCTCAGGACGTTCGTTTACCGGAATATCTGCTTCCTGATATGCAAAGTTATCTACGTTTGCATACAGAGAGAAGAATGAGTAAGTGTTATATAATGTACCAAAGAACTTACGGCGAACTTCTTCAATACCTTCTACGTCAAATTTTAGGTTATCCCATGGAGAAGAGTTGGTAATCATGTACCAACGTAAAGGATCTGATCCGTATTTCTCAATTGTAGAGAATGGATCTACAGCGTTACCTAAACGTTTAGACATCTTGTTTCCGTTTTTATCCAACACCAATCCATTAGATATTACAGCTTTGTAAGCTACATTATCAAATATCATTGATGCAATAGCATGAAGAGTAAAGAACCATCCACGAGTCTGGTCCACACCTTCGGCAATGAAATCAGCAGGATATACTTCACGATTATCCAGAATTTCCTTGTTCTCGAAAGGATAATGGATCTGAGCGTAAGGCATTGCGCCAGAATCAAACCACACGTCGATCAAATCGCTTTCACGCTTCATTGGTTTGCCATCTTCCGATACCAGGATAATATCATCCACATACGGACGGTGCAAGTCAATCTTGTCGTAATTCTCTTTAGAATATACGCCAGCCTCAAAACCCTTATAAGGATTCTCTTTCATGAATCCGGCTTTGATAGATTTCTCTATCTCATTATATAGTTGCTCTACAGATTCAATGCAGATTTCAGCTGTGTTATCTTCAGAACGCCAGATAGGAAGTGGAGTTCCCCAGTAACGAGAACGGCTCAAGTTCCAATCGTTCAGATTCTCCAACCATTTACCAAAACGACCAGTTCCGGTAGATTCCGGTTTCCAGTTAATTGTTTTGTTAAGTTCTATCATGCGCTCTTTGCAAGCAGTAGATTTGATAAACCAGCTATCTAACGGATAGTAAAGTACAGGCTTATCAGTACGCCAGCAATGAGGGTAGTTGTGTACATGCTTTTCAATCTTAAAAGCAAGGTTGGCAGCCTTCATCATCATACAGATGCTTACATCCAAAGTTTCATCTTTTTCTGTAAGCTTAGGATCGTAGTCATTCTTCACAAAACGACCAGCATACTCACTATATAATTCTACGTTAACCTTCTCTTTTACAAACTCTTCATCAAGTACATCTAAAGTATAGAATTTACCAGTTAAGTCCACCATTGGGCGGAGCTCGCCTTTCTTGTTTATCAGTTGCAATGGAGGAATACCGGCAGCTTTCGCTACGCGGGCATCGTCCGCACCAAACGTTGGAGCAATATGCACGATACCTGTACCATCTTCCGTAGTAACATAATCACCAGGGATAACACGGAAAGCACCTTCACCCGGATTCACCCAAGGCATCAGTTGTTCGTATTCCATGCCAACAAGGTCAGCACCTTTGTATTCTGCAATAACCTTAAATGGAACCAGCTTATCTCCTACTTTGTAATCTTCAAGATTCAGTTCTGCAGCTTTAGAATTAAAGTGTGCATTAACCAAATCCTTTGCTAATACTACAGTGATAGGTTCACCTGTATAAGCATTGAAAGACTGAACAGCTACATAAGATATATTTGGTCCTACACAAAGTGCGGTATTTGAAGGCAAAGTCCATGGAGTAGTTGTCCATGCTATAAAATAAGGAGTACCCCAAGCGGCCATTTCCGGTTTAGGATTCTTCATCTTAAACTGAGCTACCACGGTAGTATCTTTCACATCGCGGTAACATCCCGGCTGATTTAACTCATGAGAGCTAAGCCCGGTTCCTGCAGCAGGAGAATATGGTTGAATGGTATATCCTTTATACAGTAATCCTTTTTTGTATAGTTGTTTTAAAAGCCACCAAAGAGTTTCAATATAACGGTTATCATAAGTGATATAAGGATCCTTCATATCCACCCAATATCCCATTTTGTGAGTTAAATCTTCCCACTCCTTAGTATATTTCATTACGTCTTTACGACATGCGGCATTGTATTCGGCTACAGTAATAGACTTTCCAATATCCTCTTTTGTAATGCCTAAAGCTTTCTCAACACCTAGTTCTACAGGAAGTCCGTGTGTATCCCATCCGGCTTTACGCATCACCTGAAAACCTTTCATTGTTTTATAGCGACAGAAAATATCCTTAATAGAACGAGCCATTACGTGGTGAATACCCGGCATACCATTAGCCGAGGGAGGTCCTTCAAAAAACACAAACGAAGGACAGCCTTCACGTTCTGTCATACTTTTGGCGAAAACACCGTTTTCATCCCATTTCTTTAGTACATCCTTGTTCACCTGCGAGAGGTCAAACTGAGAATATTCAGTAAATCTCTTACTCATATTTTATGCTTTTATCTAATCTTCTGAAAAATAAAGTGCAAATTTACAAAAAAAAGACTAGATAGAAACATTTGCGTAAGATTTTTATGAGGACAATTGCTCTATAGTTAACAAATTATTCATTAATAAATAAAATCCATTCACCAATAGGTGACAAACTATTGAGGAATGGATTTCTAAAACGTGGCGGCAACTTGCGGCGTTAATATTTTGTGTGCGAAGAAATATTCTTTTTTATCCAAAAAAATAAAAAACACTACAGGTATATATTTAGAATAAATATATAACCCGTAGTGCATTTGGATAAAAAGAAAAGAAGTTGCTCATTATCAAATAAATGACTATATTTAATTGTCTACCAAACGATTAAATATATGATCAACTTCAATGCAAATTACGGAAAAATATTAGAGATATTGCAACAAATAGAGTCTAAAATGAATTTTCTTAATCAGATTCGTAAACCCAGGTTATCAGATATCGAATTGATTGCTATTGATTTAACCTCAGAATATATGGGTATTGACTCTGAATATCAACTATTCAGGATTCTCCCTGATAAATTGAGTTTAAGGATTGAACGAAGCGTTTATAATAGAAGAAGACGTAAATTATTTTATTTCAAAGAACAGTTGCGTAAACGAATAGTTTTTCAGATTAGTTCGAGCAGGGATTATTTCATAGTAGATAGTATGCCTTTAGAAGTTTGTAAATTAAGTCGCAGTAGACGAGGTGGCATTTGTAGGGAAACTTTTGAAACCTCACCTGATAAAGGTTATTGTGCAACACAACGGATGTATTACTATGGTTATAAACTGCATGCAATATGTACTATTGATGGGGTTTTCTCGGATTTCGACTTAACAAAAGCATCCGTACATGATATTCATTATCTCGAAGATGTTAAGCAGAATCATTATGACTGTACTATTCTGGGAGATAAAGGATATTTGAGTGTTAATTATCAGTTGGATCTATTTGAAGAAAACAACATTAAACTAGAAGTTCCCATGAGAAATAATCAGCATGGGTATGCTAAGCAATATATTGTTTTTAGAAAAGCCAGAAAAAGAATTGAAACGTTATTCTCTCAGTTATGTGATCAGTTTATGATTCGTCGGAATTACGCTAAGTCTTTCAATGGATTTAAAACTAGAATTCATTCGAAAATTATGGCTCTAACTCTTATTCAGCTAATTAATAAATTAAATAATAGAAATATTAATAACATCAAAACATGTATTGCCTAAATGCACTACGGGTTATTTATAATATATTTCTTTGCTGCACATTGATCGGTAGTAAGAAAAAAAAGAGCCTCTGTAAGTTGTTAAATATTAGCTTATTACATTGATACTTGATCAGTACTTTCATTTTGTAAAAAAACAGGGTAAAATCAGCTCATTTTGCCATCAAAAAAACTATTGATGAAGAATATTAAATCTTGCAGTTAATTTTTATAAACACTCTGCCTAAATAAGAAATTTAATGTTTAAATTTGCAGTTATTGAATTAATATAAAGTAATTTGTAACATAAATTTTAGAACTTATAAAACATGGCTTTAATTAAATGTCCTGAATGCGGTGAATCCGTATCCGACAAAGCTCCTAATTGTCCTCATTGCGGATTAGCAATAGCCGGAAGCATTATTACATGTCCCGAATGTGGTGCAATAGTACCAAAGGATGCTACTACGTGTCCGAAGTGTGCTTTTCCTT
This genomic interval carries:
- a CDS encoding TraR/DksA C4-type zinc finger protein; protein product: MAEKTRYSDVELDEFRAIINEKLEKAQKDYDQLKLSIMNQDGNDIIDTSPTYKVLEEGANTLSKEEVGRLALRQQKFIQSLQAALVRIENKTYGICRETGKLIPAERLRAVPHATLSIEAKNDGKK
- the ileS gene encoding isoleucine--tRNA ligase, which translates into the protein MSKRFTEYSQFDLSQVNKDVLKKWDENGVFAKSMTEREGCPSFVFFEGPPSANGMPGIHHVMARSIKDIFCRYKTMKGFQVMRKAGWDTHGLPVELGVEKALGITKEDIGKSITVAEYNAACRKDVMKYTKEWEDLTHKMGYWVDMKDPYITYDNRYIETLWWLLKQLYKKGLLYKGYTIQPYSPAAGTGLSSHELNQPGCYRDVKDTTVVAQFKMKNPKPEMAAWGTPYFIAWTTTPWTLPSNTALCVGPNISYVAVQSFNAYTGEPITVVLAKDLVNAHFNSKAAELNLEDYKVGDKLVPFKVIAEYKGADLVGMEYEQLMPWVNPGEGAFRVIPGDYVTTEDGTGIVHIAPTFGADDARVAKAAGIPPLQLINKKGELRPMVDLTGKFYTLDVLDEEFVKEKVNVELYSEYAGRFVKNDYDPKLTEKDETLDVSICMMMKAANLAFKIEKHVHNYPHCWRTDKPVLYYPLDSWFIKSTACKERMIELNKTINWKPESTGTGRFGKWLENLNDWNLSRSRYWGTPLPIWRSEDNTAEICIESVEQLYNEIEKSIKAGFMKENPYKGFEAGVYSKENYDKIDLHRPYVDDIILVSEDGKPMKRESDLIDVWFDSGAMPYAQIHYPFENKEILDNREVYPADFIAEGVDQTRGWFFTLHAIASMIFDNVAYKAVISNGLVLDKNGNKMSKRLGNAVDPFSTIEKYGSDPLRWYMITNSSPWDNLKFDVEGIEEVRRKFFGTLYNTYSFFSLYANVDNFAYQEADIPVNERPEIDRWILSVLNSLIKEVDTCYNEYEPTKAGRLISDFVNDNLSNWYVRLNRKRFWGGEYTQDKLSAYQTLYTCLEAVAKLMSPIAPFYADRLYTDLINATGRDNVVSVHLAKFPEFDSNLIDRDLEARMQMAQDVTSMVLALRRKVSIKVRQPLQCIMIPVVDQEQKAHIEAVKSLIMNEVNVKDIKFVDETAGVLVKKVKCDFKKLGPKFGKQMKAVAAQVAEMPQNAIAELEKNGKYTLIIDGSEAILEATDVEIFSEDIPGWLVANEGKLTVALEVTITEDLRKEGIARELVNRIQNIRKSSGFEITDKIKITLSKNAQTDDAVNEYNSYICNQVLSNSLTLADEVKDSTELNFDDFSLFVNIVKE
- a CDS encoding IS982 family transposase, whose product is MESKMNFLNQIRKPRLSDIELIAIDLTSEYMGIDSEYQLFRILPDKLSLRIERSVYNRRRRKLFYFKEQLRKRIVFQISSSRDYFIVDSMPLEVCKLSRSRRGGICRETFETSPDKGYCATQRMYYYGYKLHAICTIDGVFSDFDLTKASVHDIHYLEDVKQNHYDCTILGDKGYLSVNYQLDLFEENNIKLEVPMRNNQHGYAKQYIVFRKARKRIETLFSQLCDQFMIRRNYAKSFNGFKTRIHSKIMALTLIQLINKLNNRNINNIKTCIA